The Planktothrix agardhii NIES-204 genomic interval CTAAATTAATGGGATTTGAAGGCTTAAAACGGATTGAACTGCAAGAAGCATCGGCGGGAAATATTGTGGCGGTGGCTGGGTTTAGTGATGCCAATATTGGCGAAACTATTACCTGTCCCAACGACCCCCAAGCCTTACCATTAATTAAAGTCGATGAACCGACCTTACAAATGACTTTCTCGGTGAATGACTCGCCCTTTGCTGGACAGGAAGGCAAGTTGGTGACTTCGCGGCAAGTACGCGATCGCTTAATGCGAGAATTGGAAACTAACGTCGCCCTGCGGGTGGAAGAAACCGACTCCCCCGATAAGTTCTTGGTATCGGGACGGGGGGAACTGCACCTGGGGATTTTAATTGAAAATATGCGTCGGGAAGGTTACGAATTCCAGGTATCCCAACCCCAGGTAATTTACCGCGAAGTCAATAGCCAACCCTATGAACCTTTTGAATATCTAGTTTTAGATGTGCCTGAAGATGGCGTGGGTAGCTGTATTGAACGCTTAGGCCAACGGAGGGCAGAAATGCAGGATATGTTGGTTGGGGGTAATGGCCGGACTCAGTTAGATTTTGTTGTGCCTGCCCGGGGTTTAATTGGGTTCCGAGGGGAATTCATGCGGATGACTCGCGGGGAAGGGATTATGAACCATAGTTTCCTGGAATATCGCGCCCTATCTGGAGATATTGAAGCCCGTCGGAATGGGGTGTTAATTTCCTTTGAGGAAGGGGTGAGCACCTTCTATGCGATGAAAAACGCTGAAGACCGAGGGGTGTTTTTTATTACGCCAGGGACTAAGGTTTACAGAGGCATGATTGTGGGGGAAAACAACCGTCCCCAAGATTTGGAACTGAATATCTGCAAAACCAAACAATTGACTAACCATCGTGCCGCTACGGGGGATGAACTGGTGCAGTTACAAGCCCCTATGGAGATGAGTTTGGAACGGGCGTTGGAATATATTGGCAATGATGAATTGGTGGAAGTTACTCCCCAGTCTATTCGTCTACGCAAACTCAGTAAGAAGTTAGTTAAACGTTAATCTTGTCTTAACCTCGTTAAAATGTAGAGACGTGCCACGGCGCGTCTCTTATTGCTTGGAAGGTAAGAAAGATTGCGCTTAAGCGCAACAACTATATACTTTTTTCTTAAATATGTTATAATACCGATAACAAAAATCAATCTTAACCGTTCATCTCCCCCAAATGCTAAATCAAGAGGGACGCATTCCGGTGTTTGAGGAAGACGGAAGTAGGGAATTTTCCCGAAGGAACGCACAAAACTATTTTACCTTGAATTAAGGGTTTGTGGCGATGTTAGTACCTTCTTTGTTTTCTTTAGCAATTTCCGTTGTTGCAGCCTTACTCAGTTTG includes:
- a CDS encoding hypothetical protein (GTP-binding protein TypA homolog); amino-acid sequence: MSLPIRNVAIIAHVDHGKTTLVDALLRQSGIFREGEEVPDCVMDSNDIERERGITILSKNTAVRYKETVINIIDTPGHADFGGEVERVLGMVDGCILIVDANEGPMPQTRFVLKKALEKGLRPIVVINKIDRHRASPHTAVDKVLDLFLELGADDDQCEFPYLFASGLGGFAKRTLEDESSDMQPMFEYILEYVPPPVGNPEKSLQMQVTTLDYSEYVGRIVIGKIHNGVIKAGQLASLIKEDGSIVKSKISKLMGFEGLKRIELQEASAGNIVAVAGFSDANIGETITCPNDPQALPLIKVDEPTLQMTFSVNDSPFAGQEGKLVTSRQVRDRLMRELETNVALRVEETDSPDKFLVSGRGELHLGILIENMRREGYEFQVSQPQVIYREVNSQPYEPFEYLVLDVPEDGVGSCIERLGQRRAEMQDMLVGGNGRTQLDFVVPARGLIGFRGEFMRMTRGEGIMNHSFLEYRALSGDIEARRNGVLISFEEGVSTFYAMKNAEDRGVFFITPGTKVYRGMIVGENNRPQDLELNICKTKQLTNHRAATGDELVQLQAPMEMSLERALEYIGNDELVEVTPQSIRLRKLSKKLVKR